A window of Fictibacillus halophilus contains these coding sequences:
- a CDS encoding DUF3243 domain-containing protein, with the protein MSVLDNFGQWKDFLAERLNHAEHEGMNHDTISNLATEIGGYLANHVEPKNEEEKVLADLWKVADENERHAIANMMVKLVQNDGSR; encoded by the coding sequence ATGTCTGTATTAGACAACTTTGGTCAATGGAAAGATTTCTTGGCAGAGCGTTTAAATCACGCGGAACACGAAGGTATGAACCACGATACGATCTCGAACTTAGCAACTGAGATCGGTGGCTACTTAGCGAACCACGTAGAACCAAAAAACGAGGAAGAAAAAGTTCTTGCCGATCTTTGGAAAGTGGCCGATGAAAACGAAAGACACGCCATCGCAAACATGATGGTCAAGCTAGTTCAAAACGACGGAAGCCGCTAA
- a CDS encoding ABC transporter ATP-binding protein, whose amino-acid sequence MEYVIDMRNIRKEFPGIVANDNITLQVKKGEIHALLGENGAGKSTLMNVLFGLYEPEQGEIFVKGNKVVNNDPNIANSLGIGMVHQHFMLVDKFTVTENIILGKEPTKGGKVDLQTAAKEVQALSDQYGLRVDPYAKIEDISVGMQQRVEILKTLYRGADILIFDEPTAVLTPQEIVELIQIMKKLVNEGKSIILITHKLKEIMEVCDRCTVIRRGRGVGTVDVSDSNPDSLAAMMVGREVNFKVEKIDAVPKEAVLKIKDLVVHDSRKVPAVNGLNLTVHAGEIVGIAGVDGNGQSELLEAITGLHKVHEGSIHLRDKEITNKSPRSVTENGLGHIPQDRHKHGLVLDFSVGENMVLQTYYQKPYSKSGILNFKPIFDKAKKLIEEYDVRTPDAYTPARALSGGNQQKAIIAREVDRDPDFLIAAQPTRGLDVGAIEFIHSRLIEQRDNGKAVLLVSFELDEIINVSDRIAVMYEGKIVAIVNPKETTEQELGLLMAGGKRGTVHAE is encoded by the coding sequence ATGGAATATGTAATCGATATGCGCAATATCCGAAAAGAATTCCCTGGAATCGTCGCAAATGATAATATCACGCTTCAAGTTAAAAAAGGGGAGATTCATGCCTTACTAGGTGAAAATGGTGCAGGTAAATCAACGTTAATGAACGTTTTGTTCGGTCTTTATGAGCCTGAACAAGGAGAGATCTTCGTAAAAGGAAATAAAGTGGTGAACAATGATCCGAATATTGCCAACTCGCTTGGTATTGGGATGGTTCATCAGCACTTTATGCTCGTTGATAAGTTTACTGTTACCGAAAATATCATTCTTGGAAAAGAACCTACAAAAGGCGGGAAAGTTGATCTTCAGACAGCGGCTAAAGAAGTACAAGCTCTTTCAGATCAATATGGACTTCGTGTAGATCCTTACGCAAAGATAGAAGATATCTCAGTTGGGATGCAGCAACGTGTGGAAATTTTGAAAACGCTTTATAGAGGAGCAGATATTCTCATTTTTGATGAGCCTACAGCCGTTTTAACTCCTCAAGAAATCGTAGAGCTTATTCAGATCATGAAAAAGCTTGTTAATGAAGGCAAGTCCATTATCCTTATCACTCATAAACTAAAAGAGATCATGGAAGTGTGTGATCGCTGTACGGTTATAAGAAGAGGAAGAGGCGTTGGTACAGTAGACGTTAGCGATTCTAACCCTGATTCTTTGGCAGCGATGATGGTTGGTCGTGAAGTAAACTTTAAAGTTGAAAAGATTGATGCCGTACCTAAAGAAGCTGTATTAAAGATTAAAGATCTTGTCGTTCATGATAGCAGAAAAGTACCTGCGGTAAACGGTCTGAACCTGACTGTACATGCTGGGGAAATCGTCGGAATCGCAGGGGTTGATGGAAACGGACAATCTGAACTATTAGAAGCGATCACGGGTCTTCATAAAGTCCACGAAGGGTCTATACATCTGCGTGATAAAGAGATTACGAATAAGTCTCCTAGAAGTGTTACAGAGAACGGACTCGGTCATATACCACAAGATAGACACAAGCATGGACTTGTATTGGACTTTTCAGTAGGAGAGAACATGGTTCTCCAAACCTATTATCAAAAGCCATATTCTAAGTCAGGAATATTAAACTTCAAACCGATCTTTGACAAAGCTAAAAAGTTGATTGAGGAATACGATGTTCGTACACCTGATGCTTACACACCAGCTCGTGCCTTATCCGGTGGAAATCAGCAAAAAGCGATCATCGCAAGAGAAGTTGACCGCGATCCGGACTTTTTGATCGCCGCTCAGCCAACTCGTGGACTGGATGTTGGAGCGATCGAGTTTATCCATTCCAGACTGATCGAACAAAGAGATAATGGCAAAGCCGTTCTGCTCGTTTCCTTTGAATTGGATGAGATCATCAACGTGAGTGACCGAATTGCAGTGATGTATGAAGGAAAGATCGTTGCGATCGTAAATCCGAAAGAAACAACAGAACAAGAGCTGGGTCTACTGATGGCTGGAGGAAAGAGAGGTACCGTTCATGCAGAATAA
- a CDS encoding DUF3388 domain-containing protein, with translation MGEQEWYLEYEIHKNRPGLLGDISSLLGMLGINIVTINGVDNERRGMLLIIDNEEKINRLQSILDSMDNITVTKFRKPKLRDRLAVRHGRYIERDADDKKTFRFIRDELGILVDFLAELYKVEGHKLIGVRGMPRVGKTESIVASSVCANKRWVFISSTLLRQTVRSMLADDEYDSDHVFIIDGAVSARNMNDKHWQLIREIMRLPAAKVVEHPDLFVQQTEYTLDDFDYIIELKSHRDEEITYEALKQDQTGFGNLE, from the coding sequence ATGGGAGAGCAAGAATGGTATTTAGAGTATGAGATACATAAAAACCGGCCGGGTCTCCTAGGGGATATATCTTCCTTATTAGGTATGCTTGGAATTAATATCGTCACGATTAACGGTGTTGATAACGAGCGACGTGGAATGCTTCTGATCATTGATAACGAAGAAAAGATCAACAGGCTTCAATCGATCTTAGATTCAATGGATAACATTACAGTAACCAAGTTTCGAAAACCGAAGCTTCGCGATCGTCTTGCTGTTAGACACGGCAGATATATTGAACGCGATGCTGACGATAAGAAAACGTTTCGTTTTATCAGAGATGAACTTGGTATATTAGTTGACTTTTTAGCTGAATTATATAAAGTTGAAGGACATAAATTAATCGGCGTTAGAGGCATGCCGCGTGTTGGGAAAACTGAAAGTATCGTAGCATCCAGTGTTTGTGCGAATAAACGTTGGGTCTTTATTTCATCCACGTTGTTGCGCCAGACCGTTAGAAGCATGCTTGCGGATGATGAATACGATTCTGACCACGTTTTTATTATCGATGGTGCAGTCTCAGCACGTAATATGAACGATAAGCATTGGCAGCTCATACGAGAGATCATGAGGCTTCCTGCAGCGAAAGTTGTGGAACATCCTGATCTTTTTGTTCAGCAAACGGAATATACACTTGATGATTTTGACTACATTATCGAGCTAAAGAGTCATCGTGATGAAGAAATTACATATGAAGCTCTGAAACAAGATCAAACAGGATTCGGAAATTTAGAATGA
- a CDS encoding BMP family lipoprotein — protein sequence MKKKLGLMVTAMLTAGTILAGCGSSDDGKSSGGGEKKDFKVAMVTDTGGVDDKSFNQSAWEGLTKFGKDNSLEESKGYKYLQSTAQSDYKPNLNSLIRQKYDVVFGIGFLMGTDVETVAKQQPDAKLAIVDMVVKGDNVANITFSEHEGSFLVGLVAGMQSKTNKVGFVGGVNSELIKKFENGFKAGVLTANPDAEVMVQYAEDFNKAEKGQQIANTFYQQGADVIYHAAGGTGMGVFTEAKNRKKNGEKVWVIGVDRDQHEEGMPENVTLTSMVKRVDQAVYEVSEQAMNGKFPGGKIVEFGLKEDGVGIAPTQENVEEKSLQSVEDFKKKIIAGEVKVPKTDAEFEEFKKNLK from the coding sequence TTGAAAAAGAAATTAGGATTGATGGTAACTGCAATGTTAACTGCCGGTACGATTCTTGCCGGATGTGGATCTTCTGATGACGGGAAGTCTTCTGGCGGAGGAGAGAAAAAAGACTTTAAAGTAGCAATGGTAACAGACACTGGCGGTGTAGACGATAAGTCTTTCAACCAGTCAGCTTGGGAAGGTCTAACGAAGTTTGGTAAAGATAATAGTTTAGAAGAGAGCAAAGGGTACAAATACTTGCAATCAACTGCACAAAGTGATTACAAGCCGAACCTGAACTCACTTATTCGTCAAAAATATGATGTAGTATTTGGTATCGGTTTCTTGATGGGAACTGATGTTGAAACTGTTGCAAAACAACAACCTGATGCAAAGCTTGCAATCGTTGATATGGTTGTTAAAGGTGACAACGTAGCAAACATTACGTTCTCTGAGCATGAAGGTTCATTCTTAGTAGGTTTAGTAGCTGGTATGCAATCAAAAACGAACAAAGTAGGTTTCGTTGGCGGTGTTAACAGTGAACTGATCAAAAAGTTTGAAAACGGATTTAAAGCTGGGGTATTAACAGCTAACCCTGATGCTGAAGTAATGGTTCAATATGCAGAAGACTTCAACAAAGCTGAAAAAGGACAACAGATCGCTAACACGTTCTATCAACAAGGTGCTGACGTAATCTATCACGCTGCTGGTGGAACGGGTATGGGTGTGTTCACTGAAGCGAAGAACCGTAAGAAGAACGGTGAAAAGGTTTGGGTAATCGGTGTTGACCGTGACCAACACGAAGAAGGTATGCCTGAGAACGTAACGCTTACTTCAATGGTAAAACGTGTAGACCAAGCGGTTTACGAAGTTTCTGAACAAGCGATGAACGGTAAATTCCCAGGTGGAAAAATCGTAGAGTTCGGTCTTAAAGAAGATGGAGTAGGTATCGCTCCAACTCAAGAGAACGTTGAAGAGAAGTCACTTCAATCTGTTGAAGATTTCAAAAAGAAAATCATCGCTGGAGAAGTGAAAGTTCCTAAAACAGACGCTGAGTTTGAAGAGTTTAAAAAGAACTTAAAGTAA
- a CDS encoding ABC transporter permease, whose amino-acid sequence MQNNTNKMKFLVPLISVFLGLLIGGIIMLISGYPPIEAYAALFEGIFGGSYYLGETIRQMSPLILSGLAVAFAFRTGLFNIGVEGQLLVGWLAAVYVGIFVDAPAIIHIPLAILAAGVAGALWGSVPGILKARFKVHEVITTIMMNYIALYSTNEIIRNFMLAPGERTENVKETASLASPFLQELTDNSTLHYGIIVAIVAAVIMWFLLWRTTLGYELRAVGFNQHASQYAGINVSKNIVLSMAISGAFAGIAGSMEGLGTYQYMTINAGFTGVGFDGIAVALLGANSAIGVILGAALFGGLKIGALNMQAMAGVPTELVGIVIALIIFFVACSYLVHWLMNRVNRGGKI is encoded by the coding sequence ATGCAGAATAATACAAACAAAATGAAATTTCTAGTGCCTCTTATCTCCGTATTTTTAGGACTTCTTATCGGCGGCATTATCATGCTCATAAGCGGATATCCACCGATTGAAGCATATGCAGCTCTATTTGAAGGGATTTTTGGCGGTTCATACTATTTGGGTGAAACAATCAGACAGATGTCACCTCTTATTCTTTCAGGTTTGGCTGTAGCATTTGCGTTTAGAACCGGCTTATTCAATATTGGAGTAGAAGGACAGCTTTTAGTCGGTTGGCTAGCTGCCGTTTATGTGGGGATTTTTGTTGATGCTCCGGCCATTATTCATATTCCGCTTGCCATTCTAGCAGCTGGAGTCGCGGGCGCACTTTGGGGATCTGTTCCTGGTATCTTAAAAGCACGTTTTAAAGTTCATGAAGTAATTACTACAATTATGATGAACTATATCGCACTTTATAGTACGAATGAAATCATCCGTAACTTCATGCTTGCTCCAGGTGAGCGAACAGAGAACGTAAAAGAAACAGCTTCTCTCGCTTCGCCGTTTTTGCAAGAGCTAACAGACAATTCTACACTTCACTATGGAATCATTGTAGCAATCGTTGCTGCAGTGATCATGTGGTTCTTATTATGGAGAACAACATTAGGTTATGAGCTTCGTGCTGTAGGGTTTAACCAGCATGCATCTCAGTACGCTGGAATCAACGTTTCAAAAAATATCGTCCTTTCTATGGCCATCTCAGGAGCATTTGCGGGAATTGCAGGAAGTATGGAAGGTCTAGGTACGTATCAATACATGACGATCAATGCCGGTTTTACCGGAGTAGGATTTGATGGGATCGCGGTTGCACTTCTTGGTGCTAACAGTGCGATCGGTGTTATTTTAGGTGCTGCATTGTTTGGCGGACTAAAGATTGGTGCACTGAATATGCAAGCTATGGCAGGAGTTCCGACAGAACTTGTTGGAATCGTTATCGCTTTAATCATCTTCTTTGTTGCGTGCAGCTATCTTGTTCATTGGTTGATGAACCGTGTGAACAGAGGAGGTAAGATCTGA
- the ymfI gene encoding elongation factor P 5-aminopentanone reductase encodes MKNALVTGASGAIGSEISRMLASNGFRLYLHYNTNRSAAEKLQNELKDRYGVPVFIVSADLSKAEGPKALWTQIQEPIDVLVYNCGSAHFGLLTDFTDKSITETMQLHLLSAISLTKAIVPNMIQKKSGKIIMVTSVWGDVGAACETVYSAAKGGLNTFVKALSKELAPSHIQVNGISPGVISTPMMDQFTDEEKRSLAEDIPAGRFGEPREVSHAVEFLMSEKADYISGHILSINGSWFT; translated from the coding sequence TTGAAAAACGCGCTTGTCACAGGAGCATCAGGAGCGATCGGAAGCGAGATCAGCCGTATGTTAGCATCAAATGGTTTTCGGTTGTATCTTCATTACAACACCAATCGAAGTGCTGCAGAAAAGCTGCAGAACGAATTAAAGGATAGATATGGTGTACCCGTCTTTATTGTCTCTGCTGACCTGTCTAAAGCAGAGGGACCAAAAGCTCTATGGACCCAAATTCAAGAGCCTATTGATGTGCTCGTATATAACTGTGGTTCTGCTCATTTTGGTCTTCTCACTGATTTTACAGATAAATCAATAACAGAGACGATGCAGTTGCATCTTTTAAGTGCGATCTCACTGACGAAAGCGATTGTGCCGAATATGATACAAAAAAAATCTGGAAAGATCATCATGGTCACATCTGTTTGGGGAGATGTCGGCGCTGCATGTGAAACGGTCTATTCTGCCGCAAAAGGCGGATTGAATACGTTTGTTAAAGCACTCTCAAAAGAATTAGCTCCTAGTCATATTCAAGTGAACGGTATTTCTCCAGGAGTGATATCCACTCCTATGATGGACCAGTTTACAGATGAGGAGAAGCGTTCATTAGCGGAGGATATACCTGCGGGTCGGTTTGGAGAACCTCGTGAAGTTTCTCATGCCGTTGAATTTTTAATGAGTGAGAAAGCAGATTATATATCCGGTCACATCCTTTCCATAAACGGATCGTGGTTTACTTAA
- the yfmF gene encoding EF-P 5-aminopentanol modification-associated protein YfmF, with the protein MVNHKKTNLHGMTVHTIETKKYKTTSFILQVKEPINEKNVTKRALLAYVLQSGTKDFPSSKELRSALDDLYGATLNADLSKKGENQVISIRMEVANEKFLSNSEPVLDKAFHLLSQVLLAPALEGDVFKEGIVKKEKRSLKQQIESIYDDKMRYANKRLLEEMYDSEPYRLNVYGNGDEVDSITSKELFDYYQDVIKNDKIDLYVIGDISTDEMVDKVSKHFRFSKDRNEDEANAVNAADEKRISEVKEIFEEQDVQQGKLHMGYRTYTTYADDDYFALQVFNGIFGGFSHSKLFMNVREKESLAYYAASRFESHKGAVFVMSGIETANYEKAVKIIKEQHDEMKKGNITESEFEQTKAMINNQVLETIDHPIGLSEVLYHNVVAGTDRSIEEWMEGIKKVTKDDVVAVAKKVTLDTIFFLKGAGKNGNENV; encoded by the coding sequence ATTGTTAATCATAAAAAAACCAATCTCCACGGCATGACTGTACATACGATTGAAACAAAAAAGTATAAGACCACATCGTTCATACTTCAGGTTAAAGAACCGATCAACGAAAAGAACGTAACAAAGAGAGCTTTGCTTGCTTATGTCTTACAGAGCGGCACAAAAGATTTTCCTTCTTCAAAAGAACTTAGAAGTGCTTTGGATGATCTTTATGGAGCTACTTTAAATGCGGATCTTTCCAAAAAAGGTGAAAATCAGGTGATCAGTATTCGGATGGAGGTAGCGAACGAGAAATTTTTATCCAATTCAGAACCTGTTCTTGATAAAGCTTTCCATTTGTTATCTCAAGTTCTTTTAGCACCAGCTCTAGAAGGAGACGTTTTTAAAGAAGGAATCGTAAAAAAAGAGAAGCGCAGTCTGAAACAGCAGATCGAATCGATCTATGATGACAAGATGCGTTATGCCAATAAACGGCTTTTAGAAGAAATGTACGACTCTGAACCTTATCGTTTAAACGTCTATGGTAACGGTGATGAAGTAGATTCGATAACTTCAAAAGAGCTATTTGATTATTATCAGGATGTGATAAAAAACGATAAGATCGATCTTTATGTGATCGGTGATATTTCAACGGATGAGATGGTTGACAAGGTTAGTAAGCATTTTCGTTTTTCGAAAGATAGAAATGAAGATGAGGCTAACGCGGTGAATGCTGCAGATGAAAAGAGGATTTCTGAAGTTAAGGAAATCTTTGAAGAGCAGGATGTTCAACAAGGAAAGTTACATATGGGATATCGCACGTATACTACCTATGCAGACGATGATTATTTCGCTCTACAAGTGTTTAACGGTATTTTCGGTGGGTTTTCTCATTCTAAGTTGTTCATGAACGTGCGTGAAAAAGAAAGTTTGGCTTATTATGCCGCTTCTCGTTTCGAGAGCCATAAAGGTGCTGTTTTTGTTATGAGTGGAATTGAAACTGCCAACTACGAAAAGGCAGTAAAAATAATTAAAGAACAGCATGATGAAATGAAAAAGGGCAATATCACAGAATCTGAATTTGAACAGACGAAAGCGATGATCAACAACCAAGTGTTAGAGACGATCGATCACCCGATAGGTCTATCAGAAGTGCTGTATCACAATGTTGTTGCTGGTACGGATCGATCCATTGAAGAGTGGATGGAAGGAATAAAAAAAGTAACAAAAGATGATGTGGTTGCAGTAGCTAAAAAAGTAACACTTGATACCATATTCTTCTTGAAGGGAGCTGGCAAGAATGGGAATGAAAACGTTTGA
- the yfmH gene encoding EF-P 5-aminopentanol modification-associated protein YfmH — MGMKTFDQLDETLHYEELANGLKVYVLEKKGFNKTYATFTTHYGSVDNHFKPLGKDENVKVPDGIAHFLEHKLFEKEHGDVFQDFSKQGASANAFTTFNRTAYLFSTTGDVKKNLTTLIDFVQEPYFTEKTVEKEKGIIGQEIRMYDDNPDWRVYFGLIENMYHHHPVKIDIAGTEKSIAKITKDDLYECYETFYHPSNMILFIVGPVDAKDILNFVKDNQSQKTFKEKEPIERFFDEEPQTVAKSKKVIEMTVQTPKCYMGYKEATPNRQGKELMKHELSVNLLLEMMFGKSSPNYEILYDEGLIDQTFSFDYTEENGFGFSMLGGDTGSPDEFVERISGMVESFKQQTIDENSFDRARKKKIGAFLRSLNSPEFIANQFTRYAFNKMDLFDVIPVFESLTVRDVEHVLQNHFKKEVMTVCQVQKKKS; from the coding sequence ATGGGAATGAAAACGTTTGATCAATTAGACGAAACGCTGCATTATGAAGAACTAGCAAATGGATTAAAGGTATATGTTCTGGAAAAGAAGGGCTTTAATAAAACATATGCTACGTTTACGACTCATTACGGATCGGTCGATAATCATTTTAAACCACTAGGAAAAGATGAAAATGTCAAAGTTCCTGATGGAATCGCACATTTTCTTGAACATAAACTATTTGAAAAAGAGCACGGAGACGTATTTCAAGATTTCAGTAAACAAGGTGCGTCTGCTAACGCATTTACTACTTTTAACAGAACAGCTTATCTATTCTCGACAACAGGTGATGTGAAGAAGAACTTAACGACGCTAATTGATTTCGTTCAAGAACCGTATTTTACTGAAAAAACGGTTGAGAAAGAAAAAGGAATCATCGGTCAAGAGATCAGAATGTACGATGATAATCCAGATTGGCGCGTTTATTTTGGCTTGATTGAAAATATGTATCATCATCATCCGGTAAAGATCGATATAGCTGGAACAGAAAAATCCATCGCTAAGATTACAAAAGATGATCTTTATGAATGTTATGAGACGTTTTATCATCCGAGCAATATGATCCTCTTTATCGTGGGTCCGGTAGATGCTAAAGATATTTTAAATTTCGTTAAAGACAACCAATCACAAAAAACGTTTAAAGAAAAAGAACCAATTGAAAGATTCTTTGACGAGGAGCCACAAACGGTTGCGAAATCCAAGAAAGTGATCGAGATGACGGTACAGACCCCTAAGTGTTATATGGGTTATAAAGAAGCCACTCCTAATCGTCAAGGTAAAGAGTTAATGAAACATGAACTAAGTGTAAATCTTCTTTTAGAAATGATGTTCGGAAAAAGCTCTCCGAATTATGAAATATTATATGACGAGGGATTGATCGATCAAACTTTTTCATTTGATTACACAGAAGAGAATGGGTTTGGTTTTAGCATGCTTGGAGGAGATACTGGATCTCCAGATGAATTTGTTGAAAGAATCTCTGGAATGGTTGAATCCTTTAAACAACAGACGATTGATGAAAATTCATTTGATCGTGCTCGAAAAAAGAAGATTGGCGCTTTTTTACGATCATTGAACTCACCTGAGTTTATTGCGAACCAGTTCACTCGTTATGCGTTCAATAAAATGGACCTCTTTGATGTGATTCCAGTTTTTGAATCATTAACTGTTCGTGATGTTGAACACGTCTTACAAAATCACTTTAAAAAAGAAGTGATGACCGTTTGCCAAGTACAAAAAAAGAAGTCATAA
- a CDS encoding ABC transporter permease, which translates to MSFMDILALIIPAAIVSAAPLIFTALGGVFSERSGVVNIGLEGLMLFGAFTGAVTIYYGEQFGLAGAAPWVSFVVAMIVGALFASIHAVASISLKADQVVSGVAINFLAAGLAIFLTKKIFNAGQTPVISQRISKSDIPFLSDIPIIGKLFFSNAYLTSYLAVFVAVIVWYVLYKTPFGLRLRSVGEHPMAADTMGINVKKMRYVGVLLSGALAGLGGAVYVASISGNFTHSTITGQGFMALAAMIFGKWHPLGALGAALFFGLAQAISISGAQIPGLQDIPKVFLLIAPYVLTILALAGLVGRADAPKALGTPYEKGKR; encoded by the coding sequence ATGAGTTTTATGGATATTCTAGCACTAATCATACCTGCTGCTATCGTGTCAGCTGCTCCCTTAATCTTTACCGCTCTAGGTGGCGTTTTTAGTGAACGTTCAGGAGTTGTAAATATCGGCTTAGAAGGCCTAATGCTATTTGGTGCTTTTACAGGTGCCGTAACAATCTATTATGGCGAACAGTTCGGATTAGCTGGAGCAGCACCATGGGTTAGTTTTGTAGTTGCAATGATCGTTGGAGCACTATTTGCATCTATTCATGCTGTTGCAAGTATCTCGCTTAAAGCAGACCAAGTTGTTAGTGGTGTAGCGATCAACTTTTTGGCTGCGGGACTCGCGATCTTCTTAACGAAAAAAATCTTTAACGCCGGGCAAACACCTGTTATTTCACAACGTATCTCTAAAAGTGACATTCCGTTCTTGTCAGATATTCCGATTATCGGAAAACTATTTTTCTCAAATGCGTATCTGACTTCTTATCTAGCCGTATTTGTGGCTGTAATCGTATGGTATGTTCTTTACAAAACCCCATTTGGTCTACGTCTTCGTTCTGTAGGTGAACACCCGATGGCTGCAGATACGATGGGAATCAACGTTAAAAAGATGCGTTATGTTGGCGTTTTATTGAGTGGTGCTCTAGCTGGTCTAGGTGGAGCTGTATATGTAGCTTCTATTTCAGGAAACTTTACACACTCTACGATAACAGGACAAGGTTTCATGGCTCTAGCTGCTATGATCTTTGGGAAATGGCATCCACTAGGTGCTTTAGGAGCTGCTTTATTCTTCGGTCTTGCGCAAGCGATCAGTATATCTGGAGCACAGATTCCAGGTCTGCAAGATATTCCGAAAGTATTCTTGCTTATCGCTCCATACGTTCTTACGATACTAGCTTTAGCGGGTCTAGTAGGACGTGCGGATGCACCGAAAGCTCTTGGTACACCTTACGAAAAGGGAAAAAGATAA
- a CDS encoding helix-turn-helix domain-containing protein: MTELGKLLKEKREEKRMSLEELQTATKIQKRYLVAIEEGKYEVLPGSFYARAFIKNYCEAVGLHYETIFDEYAHEIPKSAKEPTTEFEPRSKRERSGVSEDHSLLKRLIPILLIGVLIVVILFVVWKLLPDGNDQAKSGNDAPGVLLDADENKPQKKEEKNEEKEDSTEEKDAEAPKEEEKQQSLTKLETIGKVTTYDLKDTDKLVVELSAKGPSYVGIQDETKKSYFDNQMNDGQTETFDLSSAKEVTLNIGASHVTSIKINGEAFTYPVPATELIHQKIVIRKAQQ, translated from the coding sequence TTGACAGAACTCGGTAAGTTATTAAAAGAAAAACGTGAAGAAAAAAGAATGTCACTCGAAGAACTTCAAACGGCAACGAAGATACAAAAACGATATCTTGTAGCCATTGAAGAAGGAAAGTATGAAGTACTTCCTGGATCGTTTTATGCTCGAGCGTTTATTAAAAATTATTGTGAAGCTGTAGGTTTGCATTATGAGACCATCTTTGATGAATATGCTCATGAGATACCAAAATCGGCAAAAGAACCAACAACAGAGTTCGAACCGCGTTCAAAAAGAGAACGGTCGGGAGTATCAGAAGATCATTCTCTTTTAAAGAGATTGATACCGATCTTACTTATTGGAGTTTTGATCGTGGTTATTCTCTTCGTCGTGTGGAAGCTTCTTCCTGATGGAAATGATCAAGCGAAAAGCGGCAATGATGCTCCAGGAGTATTATTAGATGCTGATGAAAACAAACCGCAGAAAAAAGAAGAAAAAAATGAAGAAAAAGAAGACTCTACTGAAGAAAAAGATGCTGAAGCTCCAAAAGAAGAGGAGAAACAGCAATCGTTAACGAAGCTTGAAACGATCGGAAAAGTAACAACTTATGATCTGAAAGATACGGATAAACTAGTCGTGGAACTGAGTGCAAAAGGCCCTAGTTACGTAGGGATTCAAGATGAGACAAAGAAAAGCTATTTTGATAATCAGATGAATGATGGTCAAACAGAAACCTTTGATCTGTCATCTGCAAAAGAGGTAACACTAAATATTGGCGCTTCTCATGTAACATCTATTAAAATTAATGGGGAAGCATTCACATATCCTGTTCCAGCAACTGAACTGATTCATCAAAAAATCGTGATACGTAAGGCTCAACAATAG
- a CDS encoding GntR family transcriptional regulator, giving the protein MSIKADHRLLYIKVIEKLKKDIEEGIYKEGEKLPSEFELSKQLGISRATLREALRILEDENVLIRKHGVGTFVRTRALFSSGIEELYSVTDMIERGGKRAGTIFLTSQMTDVTEELLSKFNDSLPEGLMMMERVRTADGEPVVFCKDHMPAHLFPAKGLHDYESFLEMLEKETGRRVMYAVTNIEPIGYHDRVSEILESDERVPLLILKQMHYDQFDEPVLYSCNYFRSDKFLFSVLRKRL; this is encoded by the coding sequence ATGTCAATAAAGGCTGACCATCGCTTGTTATATATAAAAGTGATTGAAAAGTTAAAGAAAGATATTGAAGAAGGTATTTACAAAGAGGGAGAAAAACTTCCTTCTGAATTTGAACTATCAAAACAGCTTGGTATCTCTAGAGCTACACTGCGAGAGGCGCTTCGTATTTTAGAAGATGAAAACGTACTCATTCGAAAACACGGTGTTGGTACTTTTGTAAGAACTCGTGCTTTGTTCTCATCAGGGATTGAAGAACTCTACAGTGTGACCGATATGATAGAAAGAGGAGGTAAACGAGCTGGGACTATTTTCCTAACATCACAGATGACTGATGTTACGGAAGAACTGCTTAGTAAGTTTAACGATTCATTGCCTGAAGGACTCATGATGATGGAACGGGTACGTACTGCAGACGGTGAACCAGTCGTCTTCTGTAAAGACCATATGCCAGCACATCTGTTCCCGGCAAAAGGATTACACGATTATGAATCATTCCTTGAGATGTTGGAAAAAGAAACAGGTAGACGTGTTATGTATGCGGTAACAAATATTGAACCAATCGGATATCATGACAGAGTTTCTGAGATTTTGGAAAGCGATGAACGCGTTCCACTCCTCATCTTAAAGCAAATGCACTATGATCAATTTGATGAACCTGTACTTTATTCTTGCAACTACTTTAGATCTGATAAGTTTTTATTCTCTGTTTTAAGAAAGCGCTTATAA